CAGGATGAGCGACTTCCGGACGAGGAATGGTTTTTGATCCGGTCGCGTCCGTTTGCGCGGCGGCGGCCGCGTGCGTGCCGCTGGGCCGGCACTTGATAAGGGCTGCGGCCGCACCACCGAGTCACCCTGCCGAGGCTGTCAAGAGGAAAAGCCTGGAATCACGAAATACGGCACGAAGCGGTTCCGGTGGCCTCTCAGGCGGTCGAAGCGACCGTGGTGTCGGGCGGCGGGGCCCGCCGCACCTTCACGGCGACGCGCAGGCTTTCCGTCCCTCCGCTCCGGCGGAGTCCCTTCACCGGCGGCACGTCGTCGTAGTCGCGGCCGTGCCCGACCTTGACGTAGGCCTGACCCACCACGGTGCCGTTGGTCGGATCGAAGCCCACCCAGCCGCTGCCCGGCAGATACGCCTCGATCCAGGCATGCGAGGCATCCGAGCCGAGGGTGAGGCCCGCGCCCGTCTCGAGGTATCCGCTGACATAGCGCGCGGGAATGCCGATCATCCGGCACAGGGCGAGCATGGCATGCGTGTAGTCCTGGCAGACGCCGGCGCGCGCGCGGACGAAGTCGGCGATGGGCGTGTCGATCTCGGTGACGTCGGACCGGTAGGTGAAGAAATCGTGGAGGTGGCGGGTGAGCCCCGAGAGGTAGTCGACGAGGTCGCCGTCGGGGGCGAGAGCGGGCGCTCGCATGGCGCTCGCCCAGTCCTGATCCAGCGGCACGCGCCGCGTCGGGGCCAGGAACTCGAAGAAGCGGGGTCTCAGCTCGGCCAGGCTGTCCGCGGCCACCCGCATGGGCTCCGGGCGCGGATAGGTGACCACGCTCGAGCGGGCCTCGATGGCCAGCCGGCGATGCGCCTCGGCGATGTGAAACTGGTGCACGCGATTGCCGTAGTAGTCGAGGTGGCTCCGTACCGTCGCCTCGGGCGACAGCTCGAGCTCGAACGACAGCAGGCTCTGGCCCTGATCCTCCGTGGGGGAAAGCCGGACTTCGTTGAAGGAATCCCAGGCCGGCTCGGGGTACCGATACTCGGTGACGTGGACCACCGTCAGGTGAACGGGCGGCTCGGGGGGCGCCGTCATGAGGCCGACTCGCCCCGCGGCTCGCGCGGATCGATGCCGGTGACGCCGAAGTAGGTCGAGCTGATGGCGTCGGAGATGGCCGACAGCTCCTGGAGCAGGGTCTCGAGTCCTGGCTCCTTGGCGTCGAGGATAGGCTCCACTCCGGGCATGTACTCGAGCCGGGCGGCGAGCCATCCCGCCTGCCGCGTGGCCGTGCCCGGCGCGCCCGGATTGAGCCGCTCGATGTTCTCGAGCGTGCCCTGGAGCGCGGCCAGGTTGTGGCGGACGCTTCGCGGGAAGTCGGGATCGAGGAGGAGGAAGGCGGCGATCCGTCGCGCCTCGAGCGCGACATGGTGTCGCTTGCGGAAGGCCTCGTACGCCGAGACCGACTTGAGCAGCGCCATGCCGCGATGGTTCTCCAGGCCCCGCGCCACGGGCTCGAGCCCGACGCCTTGCCGCTCGCGCACCTGGAGGAGCCGGAGGACATTGTCGGCGCGCTCGAGCTGCTGGCCGGCCAGGAGGAAGTACCAGCCGAGGTCGCGCGGCAGCGTCGCGTAGGCGATGCCGGAAAAGAGGTGGCTGGCCTCGCGCGCGGCCACGCAATACTGGTGCAGGCCGTCCTGCTCGAGCACGCGGTCGGTCGAGAAGCAAAGCTCCAGGTACGCTCGGTTCAGCGTCTCCCACATCTCGAGGCTGATGCGATCGCGGAGCCCCCGCGCGTCTTCCCGCGCGCGGGCCAGGCTCGCGCGGATGCTCGAGGAGTTCTGGGGGTGGAAGGCGAGCCACTCGGGCACGGTCCGCCCGTCCGCCCTGTCG
This genomic interval from Candidatus Methylomirabilota bacterium contains the following:
- a CDS encoding transglutaminase family protein is translated as MTAPPEPPVHLTVVHVTEYRYPEPAWDSFNEVRLSPTEDQGQSLLSFELELSPEATVRSHLDYYGNRVHQFHIAEAHRRLAIEARSSVVTYPRPEPMRVAADSLAELRPRFFEFLAPTRRVPLDQDWASAMRAPALAPDGDLVDYLSGLTRHLHDFFTYRSDVTEIDTPIADFVRARAGVCQDYTHAMLALCRMIGIPARYVSGYLETGAGLTLGSDASHAWIEAYLPGSGWVGFDPTNGTVVGQAYVKVGHGRDYDDVPPVKGLRRSGGTESLRVAVKVRRAPPPDTTVASTA
- a CDS encoding alpha-E domain-containing protein, with translation MLSRIAENLYWIGRYIERAENTASLLDVNYHANVEAPVIPGAKGIVTEQWAPLLALTDDEAAFREHFDRADGRTVPEWLAFHPQNSSSIRASLARAREDARGLRDRISLEMWETLNRAYLELCFSTDRVLEQDGLHQYCVAAREASHLFSGIAYATLPRDLGWYFLLAGQQLERADNVLRLLQVRERQGVGLEPVARGLENHRGMALLKSVSAYEAFRKRHHVALEARRIAAFLLLDPDFPRSVRHNLAALQGTLENIERLNPGAPGTATRQAGWLAARLEYMPGVEPILDAKEPGLETLLQELSAISDAISSTYFGVTGIDPREPRGESAS